From the Nodularia sp. NIES-3585 genome, one window contains:
- a CDS encoding four helix bundle protein, translating to MNEHQFKARTKQLALRVIRLVEVLPQTRTADVISKQLLRSATSVAANYRAACRAKSAADLIAKLAIVEEEADETLYWLELLVESGLMTADKLKSLMQ from the coding sequence GTGAATGAGCATCAGTTTAAGGCTAGAACAAAGCAGCTTGCATTACGAGTTATACGTCTAGTTGAGGTATTACCACAAACTAGAACTGCTGATGTAATTAGCAAACAATTATTGCGTTCAGCCACTTCTGTAGCTGCCAATTATAGAGCCGCTTGTCGGGCTAAATCAGCAGCCGATTTGATTGCTAAACTAGCCATTGTAGAAGAAGAAGCTGATGAAACACTTTATTGGTTAGAACTTCTGGTTGAATCAGGTTTAATGACAGCAGATAAACTGAAAAGTTTGATGCAATAA
- a CDS encoding SRPBCC family protein, translating to MSQAFEQSIQINATATVVERCITDLTLMHRWLNPALCCEPVGEAWNTELGSQSRFVIQIPLLKPTLKSVVVERQAGLVVWEFQGFFQGRDRWECQPTAQGTLLVNRFEFDIPNPIVSWGFNNFAMSWTQKDMQAQLRRLKAVAESLVIGH from the coding sequence ATGTCCCAAGCTTTTGAACAATCGATTCAAATTAATGCCACAGCTACAGTAGTGGAACGGTGCATTACCGATTTAACACTCATGCACCGTTGGCTAAATCCCGCCCTGTGTTGCGAACCTGTGGGCGAAGCCTGGAATACTGAACTTGGCAGTCAAAGTCGCTTTGTAATTCAAATTCCTCTACTTAAACCCACTCTGAAAAGTGTTGTTGTAGAACGGCAAGCAGGTTTAGTTGTTTGGGAATTCCAAGGATTTTTTCAAGGGCGCGATCGCTGGGAATGTCAACCAACAGCACAAGGTACACTCCTAGTCAACCGCTTTGAGTTCGATATTCCTAACCCCATAGTCAGTTGGGGATTCAACAACTTTGCGATGTCTTGGACTCAAAAAGATATGCAAGCCCAACTGCGTCGCCTCAAAGCAGTTGCAGAGTCATTAGTCATTGGTCATTAG
- a CDS encoding GTP-binding protein, with protein MTSTLPPEPHHSNSPNWEEELDSAIFSFDDIQTELNYKQAQTALRNLVTNLDLTPQEKSGLENELADLETMLGKLDSMVVQIAAFGMVGRGKSSLLNALVGQTVFETGPLHGVTRDAQTVNWSITEETIGENERTFRVTLPAGGQSQVELIDTPGLDEVNGDTRAALAEQVAKQADLILFVIAGDMTKIEHEALSQLREAGKPIILVFNKVDQYPEADRMAIYHKIRDERVRELLTPLEIVMAAASPLVKTAIIRPDGSRGVQLRTSTAQIEDLKLKILEILHREGKALVALNSMLYADNVNEQLVERKLTIREQNANQLIWKAVMTKAVAIALNPVTVVDILSSIVIDISLILGLSKLYGIPMSESGAVQLLQKIALSMGGIGFSELLANLGLSGLKTLLGISASATAGATFAPYVSVAITQAGVAGVSSYGIGQVTKVYLANGATWGAEGPKAVISRILANLDEKSILNRIKEELQQKVKLKT; from the coding sequence ATGACTTCCACATTGCCACCTGAACCTCATCACAGCAACTCTCCCAACTGGGAGGAAGAACTGGATAGTGCTATTTTCAGTTTTGATGATATTCAAACAGAACTCAACTATAAACAAGCACAAACGGCACTACGAAATTTAGTCACCAATCTTGACCTGACTCCCCAGGAAAAAAGCGGATTGGAAAATGAACTCGCTGATTTGGAAACTATGCTGGGTAAGTTGGACAGCATGGTGGTGCAAATTGCTGCTTTTGGCATGGTGGGACGTGGTAAGTCCTCCCTACTCAATGCTTTGGTAGGACAAACTGTGTTTGAAACTGGCCCCCTGCATGGAGTTACCCGTGATGCTCAAACTGTGAATTGGAGTATTACTGAGGAGACGATTGGCGAAAATGAACGGACTTTCCGGGTAACTCTACCTGCGGGTGGTCAGTCTCAGGTGGAACTAATTGACACTCCTGGATTAGATGAAGTGAATGGTGATACTCGTGCTGCATTAGCTGAACAGGTAGCGAAGCAAGCAGATTTAATTTTGTTTGTGATTGCTGGGGACATGACCAAGATAGAACATGAAGCCCTCTCTCAGCTGCGGGAAGCTGGTAAGCCGATCATTCTGGTATTTAATAAGGTAGACCAGTATCCTGAAGCTGACCGGATGGCAATTTATCACAAAATCCGAGATGAACGGGTGAGGGAGTTACTCACGCCTCTAGAAATTGTGATGGCGGCGGCTTCACCACTGGTGAAGACGGCAATTATCCGCCCTGATGGTAGTAGGGGGGTGCAGTTACGTACCAGTACAGCCCAAATTGAAGACCTGAAGCTGAAAATTTTGGAGATTTTACACCGTGAAGGTAAGGCTTTGGTGGCTCTCAATTCTATGCTTTATGCGGATAATGTGAATGAGCAATTGGTTGAGCGAAAATTGACGATTCGGGAACAGAATGCTAATCAGTTGATTTGGAAAGCTGTGATGACTAAGGCAGTGGCGATCGCACTCAATCCGGTTACTGTTGTCGATATACTCAGTAGCATAGTCATTGATATTTCTCTAATTTTGGGTTTATCTAAACTCTATGGCATCCCCATGAGCGAAAGCGGGGCTGTACAATTACTACAAAAAATTGCTCTGAGTATGGGCGGTATCGGTTTTAGTGAGTTACTAGCAAATTTAGGTTTGAGTGGATTAAAAACTCTGCTGGGCATCTCTGCATCAGCTACGGCTGGCGCTACCTTTGCTCCTTATGTCTCAGTAGCAATCACTCAAGCTGGTGTGGCTGGGGTTTCTTCTTATGGTATTGGACAAGTTACTAAAGTTTATTTAGCTAATGGGGCAACTTGGGGTGCTGAAGGACCAAAAGCAGTTATTAGTCGGATTTTGGCAAACTTAGACGAAAAATCTATCCTCAACCGCATTAAGGAGGAATTGCAACAAAAAGTAAAACTGAAAACTTAA
- the tpiA gene encoding triose-phosphate isomerase: protein MRKIVIAGNWKMFKTQAETQDFLQGFLPHLEEIPEDREVVLCPPFTNLNILSKSLHGSLIQLGAQNVHWEENGAYTGEISGPMLTELGVRFVIVGHSERRQYFGETDATVNLRLKAAQKYGLTPILCVGETKKQRDTGKTESLITTQLDKDLIDVDQHNLVIAYEPIWAIGTGDTCEARDANRVIGLIRSQLSNPNVSIQYGGSVKPNNIDEIMAQPEIDGALVGGASLEPASFARIVNYK from the coding sequence GTGCGAAAAATAGTTATTGCCGGTAACTGGAAAATGTTCAAAACCCAGGCAGAAACCCAGGATTTTCTACAAGGGTTTCTGCCCCACTTGGAAGAAATACCCGAAGACCGAGAAGTGGTCTTGTGTCCTCCTTTCACTAACTTAAACATTTTATCTAAGAGTTTACATGGCAGCCTCATTCAGTTAGGGGCGCAAAATGTTCACTGGGAAGAAAATGGAGCCTACACGGGCGAAATTTCTGGCCCGATGTTGACAGAACTTGGTGTCCGGTTTGTAATTGTCGGTCATAGCGAAAGACGGCAATACTTTGGGGAAACAGACGCAACTGTGAATCTCCGCCTCAAAGCGGCTCAAAAGTACGGTCTGACACCTATTCTGTGTGTAGGCGAAACCAAAAAACAACGAGATACTGGGAAAACTGAATCACTGATTACCACCCAGCTAGATAAAGACCTCATAGATGTCGATCAGCATAATTTGGTGATTGCTTACGAACCAATTTGGGCAATCGGTACTGGCGACACTTGTGAAGCAAGGGACGCGAATCGCGTCATTGGCTTAATTCGTAGTCAGTTGAGTAATCCCAATGTTTCGATTCAATACGGTGGCTCAGTTAAGCCGAATAATATTGATGAGATTATGGCTCAACCAGAAATTGATGGCGCTCTTGTGGGCGGAGCAAGTCTAGAACCTGCAAGTTTTGCTCGGATTGTCAACTACAAGTAA
- a CDS encoding IS701 family transposase, with translation MELVSRTATSTVTVVDEYCNAYRDLFPEVRTFENFKHLHVGMLSDIKRKTLPEIAKAVGLHDAQPLQNFLTDSPWSVVVLQDRRLELTLKMLQGRSFKLVIDETGDKKKGKTTDYVARQYIGNLGKVDNGIVSVNAYGVLGDLTFPLIFLIYKPRKRLEEKGVYKTKPQLAVEIIETLLKYGFNFDLVLADSLYGESPTFIAVIDKHKKPYLLAIRSNHARFNVPEREAIYEVWQEFKRVFSDKKTQKRYIQQITCGDSKLITYWRITNDPETLPKNQTWYVKTNLKSDMADQLGNLYGFRNWVEYAFKQGKNELGWADFRLTNYHQIERWWELIMSAYLLVSLQANARNESDSESLHEKSSPPTISTEPENFSNHKWWDFNLGWKSTLNNLRLVIQPYVFWNLIKPWLIVFLNPKLQLGFQKLIEIMNQFQGYITVDSG, from the coding sequence GTGGAATTGGTTTCAAGAACGGCTACCTCGACTGTCACAGTGGTAGATGAGTATTGCAATGCGTATAGAGACTTGTTTCCAGAAGTAAGGACATTTGAGAACTTCAAACATCTACACGTAGGAATGTTATCTGATATCAAACGTAAAACTTTACCAGAAATCGCCAAGGCAGTGGGCTTACATGACGCACAACCACTGCAAAACTTTTTGACGGATTCACCTTGGTCAGTAGTAGTTTTGCAAGATAGAAGATTAGAACTGACTCTGAAAATGTTGCAGGGACGTTCATTTAAGTTGGTAATTGATGAAACCGGGGATAAAAAGAAAGGTAAGACGACTGATTATGTAGCAAGACAATATATTGGAAACTTAGGGAAAGTGGATAATGGGATAGTTTCAGTAAATGCTTATGGAGTGTTGGGAGACTTGACTTTTCCGTTAATATTTCTAATATATAAACCAAGGAAGAGATTGGAAGAGAAGGGAGTATATAAAACCAAACCACAATTGGCAGTGGAAATAATTGAAACACTGCTAAAATATGGATTTAACTTTGACTTGGTTTTAGCTGATAGTTTGTATGGTGAAAGTCCAACATTCATCGCAGTAATAGACAAGCATAAAAAACCTTATTTACTTGCTATAAGAAGTAATCATGCCAGATTTAACGTACCGGAGAGAGAGGCTATATATGAGGTATGGCAGGAGTTTAAGCGTGTATTTAGTGATAAAAAAACTCAAAAAAGATATATACAACAAATCACTTGTGGTGATTCAAAGCTCATAACATATTGGCGAATCACTAATGACCCAGAGACTTTACCAAAAAATCAGACGTGGTATGTCAAAACCAACTTAAAAAGTGATATGGCTGACCAATTAGGAAACCTTTATGGATTTCGTAATTGGGTAGAGTATGCTTTTAAACAAGGTAAAAATGAACTAGGATGGGCTGACTTTAGACTTACTAATTATCACCAGATAGAAAGATGGTGGGAACTAATTATGAGTGCTTATTTATTAGTAAGTTTGCAAGCCAACGCTAGAAATGAATCTGATAGTGAAAGCCTCCATGAAAAAAGTTCACCGCCAACAATATCAACAGAACCAGAGAATTTTAGCAATCATAAATGGTGGGATTTTAATTTGGGATGGAAATCCACTTTAAACAATTTAAGATTAGTTATTCAACCATACGTATTCTGGAATTTAATTAAACCTTGGTTAATCGTTTTTCTTAACCCTAAGTTACAGTTAGGATTCCAGAAATTGATAGAGATAATGAATCAATTTCAAGGTTATATCACTGTGGATTCGGGATAA
- a CDS encoding TldD/PmbA family protein: MPNINEIANNAKENASKLGIKKFDIYGSTIDETSVQVDQGEPKQVKASNRSGVTVRVWNEENTMGVTSTTDVDPKGLELALKTAYEASFFGVKENVPDFSPEATVAIPSTHQEKVPQAPVAELIKSLLGAEKELLAAHEAIQGVPYNGLAQRDIDRFYVNSEGATRTESHSLASIFLYSKTEEEGKKPRSGSAFRIERSVNNLDINGCIKETAEKTISHLNYEKIKSGKYRVVFSPDAFLSLLGAFSNLFNAQSILDNQSLSNPDDLGKQIASPLLSVYDDSLHPANVGAESFDGEGTPTRQVSLIENGVLKSFLHSAGTAKRMNTQPTGNASIGAKVSVSPNFYHVFAATSPEQDFSLDTAENVILIDDLQALHAGVKSLQGSFSLPFDGWLVNKGVKTSIESATVAGDFLELLKSIVYVEKEVELTPGGVCPKIWVDQLSITGE; the protein is encoded by the coding sequence ATGCCTAATATTAATGAAATTGCTAATAATGCCAAGGAAAATGCTAGTAAACTTGGAATTAAGAAATTTGACATTTATGGCTCGACTATTGATGAAACTAGTGTCCAAGTAGATCAAGGTGAGCCAAAACAAGTTAAAGCCTCAAATCGTTCTGGGGTGACTGTTCGTGTCTGGAATGAAGAAAACACAATGGGTGTTACCAGCACCACTGATGTAGATCCCAAAGGGCTGGAATTAGCTTTGAAAACTGCCTACGAAGCTAGTTTTTTTGGGGTGAAAGAAAATGTCCCTGATTTTAGCCCTGAAGCAACAGTTGCTATTCCCAGCACACATCAGGAAAAAGTACCCCAAGCACCTGTAGCTGAATTGATTAAAAGTTTGCTGGGAGCGGAAAAAGAACTTTTAGCAGCGCATGAAGCAATTCAGGGCGTACCTTATAACGGTTTAGCTCAAAGAGATATTGACAGGTTCTATGTCAATAGTGAGGGCGCAACCAGAACCGAATCTCATTCTTTAGCATCAATTTTTCTTTACAGCAAAACCGAGGAAGAAGGCAAAAAACCTCGCAGTGGTAGCGCTTTTAGAATTGAACGGAGTGTGAATAATCTTGATATCAATGGTTGTATCAAGGAAACGGCAGAGAAAACCATCAGCCACTTGAATTATGAAAAAATCAAGTCTGGTAAATATCGAGTTGTTTTCTCTCCTGATGCTTTTTTAAGTTTGTTGGGTGCGTTTTCTAACTTGTTCAACGCTCAAAGCATTTTGGATAACCAAAGTTTATCAAATCCTGATGATTTAGGTAAGCAAATTGCTTCACCTCTGCTTTCAGTTTATGATGATTCACTGCATCCAGCTAATGTTGGTGCGGAAAGCTTTGACGGTGAAGGAACTCCGACTCGTCAAGTTTCGCTGATTGAAAATGGTGTTTTAAAAAGTTTTCTTCACAGTGCGGGTACTGCGAAAAGAATGAATACCCAGCCCACAGGTAACGCAAGTATTGGTGCAAAAGTTAGCGTCAGTCCTAACTTTTATCATGTGTTTGCAGCCACATCACCTGAGCAGGATTTCAGCTTAGACACTGCGGAAAATGTGATTTTAATTGATGATTTGCAAGCTCTCCATGCAGGAGTGAAATCTTTACAAGGCTCGTTTTCGCTGCCTTTTGATGGCTGGTTAGTTAACAAAGGTGTGAAAACCAGTATTGAATCAGCAACTGTGGCTGGCGATTTCTTAGAACTCCTGAAGTCTATAGTTTATGTAGAGAAAGAAGTAGAGCTTACCCCTGGTGGAGTGTGTCCCAAAATCTGGGTTGATCAACTTTCGATTACTGGGGAATAA
- a CDS encoding pentapeptide repeat-containing protein, with protein MKTIFLTAAAVLSTLSLAAPISAREIPNPKQQLLETRECYGCDLSNANLKGAHLIGVDLRNANLTGANLEHANLEGADLTGANLHSADLTEAYANGTTFDNANLTNADLSDANLYNAQVNNAVMIGTNISGADGFDINLGIGGEE; from the coding sequence ATGAAAACCATATTTTTAACAGCAGCAGCGGTACTCAGTACGCTATCTTTAGCTGCGCCCATTTCCGCTAGAGAAATACCTAATCCCAAACAACAGTTATTAGAAACAAGGGAATGTTATGGTTGCGATTTAAGCAACGCTAACCTCAAAGGCGCTCACCTCATAGGCGTTGATTTGAGAAACGCTAATTTAACAGGTGCTAACTTAGAACACGCTAACCTAGAAGGCGCAGATTTAACTGGTGCGAACTTGCATTCTGCTGATCTCACAGAAGCTTATGCCAATGGTACTACCTTCGATAACGCAAATCTGACCAATGCCGATTTGAGCGATGCAAACTTATATAATGCTCAAGTAAATAATGCCGTGATGATTGGTACTAATATCAGTGGTGCTGACGGGTTTGATATCAATCTCGGCATTGGTGGTGAAGAATAA
- a CDS encoding TldD/PmbA family protein, giving the protein MLTSTLLLSNQIPTLQYSSTSERFDETWEAPLATLLGLGRAAGADFIEVFLERRNYISCLAEDDAITSISPSLATGAGVRVFRGKADCYVSTNDLSFTGLQAALEKGLSILGLELPTHNAFIPEINLELLRDYATKRGKDGWLPLCSSIKEMGEVLLDGTTYLQKKANHVQSRRASYFRDWQEVLVAASDGTFARDIRLTQSVGFNLLCADGANRTSIGERAGNTSDANFLRTWDYRDASEKIAESAGKMLYADYVDSGTYPIIMANHFGGVIFHEACGHLLETTQIERKTTPFADKKGEKIAHESLTAWDEGRAENAFGTIDMDDEGMPAQRTLLIEKGVLKNFLADRTGSSRTGHPRTGSGRRQGYTFAAASRMRNTYIAPGEYTTEDLFNSVDKGIYCKKMGGGSVGATGQFNFGVDEAYLIENGKITKPLKGAILIGEAKEIMNKISMCSQDLELAPGFCGSVSGSIYTTVGQPHIKVDSITVGGR; this is encoded by the coding sequence ATGCTTACAAGTACGCTACTTCTCTCCAACCAAATCCCCACACTCCAATATTCATCCACATCGGAGCGATTCGATGAAACCTGGGAAGCTCCTCTGGCTACCCTTCTAGGACTAGGACGCGCCGCAGGTGCTGACTTCATCGAAGTATTCTTAGAACGTCGTAACTACATTAGTTGTCTAGCAGAAGACGACGCAATTACCAGTATTTCACCCAGTTTAGCCACAGGTGCGGGAGTTAGAGTATTTCGCGGCAAAGCCGATTGCTACGTCAGCACCAACGACCTGTCCTTTACTGGTTTGCAAGCAGCCTTAGAAAAAGGCCTTTCTATTCTCGGATTAGAACTACCTACTCATAACGCCTTCATCCCAGAAATCAATCTGGAATTACTTAGAGACTACGCCACAAAAAGAGGTAAAGATGGCTGGCTACCTCTGTGTAGTTCCATTAAAGAAATGGGAGAAGTCCTTCTTGATGGCACTACCTATCTCCAGAAAAAAGCTAACCATGTACAATCGCGCCGGGCTTCCTATTTCCGAGACTGGCAAGAAGTTCTAGTAGCTGCCAGTGATGGCACATTTGCCCGTGACATTCGCCTCACCCAATCCGTAGGATTTAACCTATTGTGTGCTGATGGTGCTAATCGCACCTCTATCGGTGAACGCGCTGGAAATACCAGCGATGCTAACTTCCTGAGAACTTGGGATTATCGAGACGCATCCGAGAAAATTGCCGAATCTGCCGGAAAAATGCTGTATGCAGATTATGTAGATTCTGGTACATACCCGATTATCATGGCCAATCACTTCGGTGGGGTCATCTTCCACGAAGCCTGCGGACATCTTTTAGAAACTACCCAAATCGAACGTAAGACCACACCCTTTGCCGACAAGAAAGGCGAAAAAATTGCTCACGAAAGTCTCACAGCTTGGGACGAAGGTCGGGCAGAAAATGCCTTCGGGACAATTGACATGGACGACGAAGGAATGCCCGCTCAAAGAACGCTATTAATTGAAAAAGGTGTTCTCAAAAACTTCTTAGCAGATAGAACAGGCTCTTCCCGCACCGGACACCCCAGAACCGGAAGTGGTCGCCGCCAAGGTTATACCTTTGCTGCTGCTAGTCGGATGCGTAACACTTATATTGCACCTGGAGAATACACCACAGAAGATTTATTTAACTCAGTTGATAAAGGCATTTACTGTAAAAAGATGGGTGGCGGTAGCGTTGGGGCTACAGGTCAATTTAACTTTGGTGTCGATGAAGCTTATTTAATTGAAAATGGCAAAATCACTAAACCACTAAAAGGAGCCATCCTCATAGGTGAAGCCAAGGAAATCATGAACAAAATTTCCATGTGTTCCCAAGATTTAGAACTTGCGCCCGGCTTCTGCGGTTCTGTTAGTGGCAGTATCTACACTACAGTTGGACAACCCCATATAAAAGTCGATTCTATTACCGTAGGCGGCAGATAA
- a CDS encoding mechanosensitive ion channel: MNTTWQSITQLIDSGLSMRVQHFLAQSPTLPLDQQRVNEGITEVQGIVQQVVAFTPRLLGAAALLLVGWLIAAIAAAVTKGILNRTNLDNRIAAGITGREDVPQIEKLISGLVFWSVILLTIVAVLQTLELEVASRPLNNLLDQLIGFLPKLVGAGILLGVAWFIATIVKLVTVRGLQVIRLDERLNQEAQDNTLNLNQLSLSQTIGNALYWFIFLLFLVPILDTLELRQALLPVQSLITDILSILPNILAAGLIATVGWFLANIVRRIVTNLLATTGVDHLGSRVGLSPSSGMQSLSSIIGTIVYILILIPVAIASLNALRIEAISLPAIAMLQQVLNTLPAIFTALAILIVAFFLGRFVSELVTSILTSLGFNNIFTVLGLPSLSRQSANSEAETIPTPASRTPSEIAGIVVLVGIMLFATVAAVNILNIPALTALVTGILIILGRILAGLIVFAIGLFLANLAFQLITSSGDRQARILAQVARIAIITLVSAMALQQIGVASDIVNLAFGLLLGAIAVAIALSFGLGGRDIARDQVQNWLDSFKSKE; the protein is encoded by the coding sequence ATGAACACAACTTGGCAAAGTATAACCCAGTTGATAGACAGTGGTTTGTCGATGAGGGTACAACATTTTTTGGCACAATCGCCAACCCTACCACTAGATCAACAAAGAGTTAACGAAGGAATCACTGAAGTACAAGGAATTGTTCAACAGGTGGTGGCGTTTACCCCCCGTTTATTAGGGGCGGCAGCACTTTTGTTAGTTGGTTGGCTAATTGCCGCGATCGCGGCGGCAGTTACAAAAGGCATTCTGAATCGCACCAATCTAGATAACCGGATTGCAGCGGGGATAACGGGTCGTGAGGATGTTCCCCAGATAGAGAAGTTAATCTCTGGCTTAGTCTTCTGGAGTGTCATCCTCCTAACGATAGTAGCTGTTTTACAAACTCTGGAACTAGAGGTAGCCTCTCGACCACTGAATAATTTGCTTGACCAACTGATTGGCTTCTTGCCTAAGTTGGTGGGTGCGGGAATTCTTTTAGGAGTCGCTTGGTTCATAGCGACAATCGTCAAACTAGTCACGGTGCGAGGGTTGCAAGTGATTAGGTTAGATGAGCGTTTGAATCAAGAAGCCCAAGACAATACACTCAACCTGAACCAATTATCTTTGAGTCAGACCATTGGTAATGCCCTGTATTGGTTTATCTTCTTACTATTTCTCGTCCCAATTCTGGATACCCTGGAGCTGAGACAGGCGCTACTACCAGTACAATCCTTAATTACAGACATTCTCTCAATTCTGCCCAATATCCTAGCTGCGGGATTAATTGCTACAGTTGGCTGGTTTCTAGCTAATATAGTGCGGCGGATTGTCACCAACTTACTCGCCACCACAGGGGTTGACCATCTAGGAAGTCGCGTTGGACTTTCCCCATCTTCAGGAATGCAATCTCTGTCGAGTATCATCGGCACAATTGTCTATATTTTGATTTTGATTCCTGTGGCGATCGCCTCACTGAATGCTTTGAGAATTGAGGCGATTTCTCTACCTGCGATCGCGATGTTACAGCAGGTGCTGAACACCTTACCTGCCATCTTTACAGCCCTAGCAATTTTAATTGTGGCCTTTTTCTTAGGGCGCTTTGTATCAGAGTTGGTGACGAGTATCCTCACCAGTTTAGGCTTTAACAACATTTTCACCGTACTGGGTCTACCATCACTAAGTAGACAATCTGCAAATTCAGAAGCAGAAACGATACCAACACCAGCCAGCCGCACTCCATCAGAAATTGCCGGGATTGTGGTCTTAGTTGGAATTATGCTATTTGCCACAGTAGCAGCCGTTAATATCCTGAATATCCCTGCCCTGACAGCACTCGTAACAGGTATTTTAATTATTTTGGGGCGGATTTTAGCAGGATTGATTGTATTTGCCATTGGTTTGTTCTTAGCAAATCTGGCGTTTCAACTCATTACCAGTTCCGGCGATCGCCAAGCCCGAATTTTGGCACAGGTAGCACGGATTGCCATTATTACCTTAGTCTCAGCAATGGCATTGCAACAGATTGGTGTTGCTAGTGATATTGTAAATCTCGCCTTTGGACTTTTACTAGGTGCGATCGCAGTTGCAATTGCCCTATCCTTTGGTCTCGGTGGCCGTGATATTGCCCGTGATCAAGTTCAAAATTGGCTAGACTCCTTTAAAAGCAAAGAGTAA